The proteins below are encoded in one region of Oligoflexus sp.:
- a CDS encoding tetratricopeptide repeat protein — MPFKPRAIALVVLSCAPAGCQTMSLFELPKGSAPVVTAAPVPLVPAPSPLLDQANEYARDGLYREAVAAFRKHLSERPKDAAAHRTLGIVYVKTGAYKLAIQHLQEALPTYPENAELNYYLAEAYRTQTRYADAIFHYKKTLQTEPKNVNALKALAWSYYSIRYYAEALKTAKFLKKLDPNDFQISIINARILNKIGMNDKALAILNKTEALSGPQELPYLYSVKGDILLDEGNRVEAEQAYRKALQDQPLLPGALTGLAKKFIKDQQNLDMAVTYLERALRIRPNLTEAYFLLGQALEKKDPRKSLENYRTFAKEAAMDPQFQQELGFAREKIAAVDGKDENAANSNVKQVEDLEDAL; from the coding sequence GTGCCATTCAAGCCACGCGCCATCGCTTTGGTTGTCCTCTCATGCGCCCCAGCGGGCTGTCAGACCATGAGCCTGTTCGAGTTGCCCAAGGGCTCTGCGCCGGTGGTGACTGCGGCGCCTGTTCCATTGGTTCCGGCTCCCTCGCCGCTTTTGGATCAGGCCAACGAATATGCTCGCGACGGGCTTTATCGTGAAGCCGTGGCGGCGTTCCGCAAGCATCTGTCCGAGCGCCCCAAAGATGCCGCGGCGCATAGGACGCTTGGGATTGTCTATGTGAAAACAGGTGCGTATAAACTGGCGATTCAGCATCTGCAGGAAGCTCTGCCGACTTATCCGGAGAATGCTGAGCTGAATTATTATCTGGCCGAGGCTTATCGCACGCAGACGCGCTATGCGGATGCGATTTTTCATTATAAGAAAACTTTGCAGACTGAGCCCAAGAATGTGAATGCCTTGAAGGCTCTCGCGTGGAGCTATTATTCGATTCGCTATTATGCCGAGGCGTTGAAGACGGCGAAGTTCCTTAAAAAGCTCGACCCGAATGATTTTCAGATTTCGATCATCAACGCGCGCATTCTGAATAAAATTGGGATGAATGACAAGGCTTTGGCTATTCTCAATAAGACCGAGGCGCTGTCCGGTCCCCAGGAGCTGCCGTATCTTTACAGCGTGAAGGGGGACATCCTCCTGGACGAGGGCAACCGCGTGGAGGCTGAGCAGGCTTACCGCAAAGCCCTGCAGGACCAGCCGCTCCTGCCGGGGGCTCTGACTGGTCTTGCGAAAAAGTTCATCAAGGATCAGCAAAACCTCGATATGGCGGTCACCTATCTCGAACGCGCGCTGCGCATCCGGCCGAATCTGACGGAAGCTTACTTCCTATTAGGCCAGGCGCTCGAGAAAAAGGATCCCAGGAAGTCGCTGGAAAACTACCGCACCTTCGCCAAGGAAGCCGCCATGGATCCTCAGTTTCAGCAGGAGCTGGGGTTCGCCCGGGAAAAGATCGCGGCGGTGGATGGCAAGGACGAGAACGCGGCGAACAGCAATGTGAAGCAGGTGGAAGATCTGGAGGATGCGCTCTAG
- a CDS encoding thioredoxin family protein, with the protein MESPLLNLNDETLRTWLSEKKGPLLVAFWAPWSGPCSVLESALKEIASDYNKRITVARLNVDENAHAPAEYGVKSIPHILIFEDGKVVATIAGPQPKAKIVETVERRLSS; encoded by the coding sequence ATGGAGTCCCCCCTGCTCAACCTCAACGATGAAACGCTCAGGACCTGGCTTTCCGAGAAGAAGGGGCCGCTGCTCGTTGCGTTCTGGGCTCCCTGGTCGGGTCCCTGTTCGGTGCTGGAGAGCGCGCTGAAGGAAATAGCCTCGGACTATAACAAGCGCATCACCGTCGCGCGTTTGAACGTCGATGAGAATGCGCACGCGCCGGCCGAGTATGGCGTCAAATCCATTCCGCACATTCTGATCTTTGAAGATGGCAAAGTCGTCGCCACGATCGCCGGTCCGCAGCCGAAAGCGAAAATAGTGGAGACAGTGGAAAGACGGCTATCGAGTTGA
- a CDS encoding ribonuclease HII: MIAALSTVEKEFPSMAKKPAKSPRDTSKQGSIERSFIKQGLKILGVDEVGRGCIAGPVYAACVSLDYDALKDLDTKTRALIRDSKTLSSAQRQRILPVLHIVCRDWAVGVSTVTEIEEQGIVPATFQAMLRAFEAMKETHDLLLIDGKQLNPMLPIRQEAIIGGDGLCFAIAAASILAKEARDDFMRQAALNFPHYDFHENVGYGTKSHLTAMEARGITPLHRRNFAPVTRYAELGHYFTATV; this comes from the coding sequence ATGATCGCGGCCTTAAGCACCGTGGAAAAGGAATTCCCGAGCATGGCCAAAAAACCAGCAAAATCCCCGCGTGATACCAGCAAGCAAGGAAGCATCGAGCGCAGCTTCATCAAGCAGGGCCTGAAAATCCTGGGCGTTGATGAAGTGGGCCGCGGCTGCATTGCAGGTCCGGTTTATGCGGCCTGTGTCAGCCTTGATTATGATGCTCTGAAAGACCTCGACACCAAAACGCGGGCTTTGATCCGCGATTCCAAAACACTCAGCAGCGCTCAGCGGCAACGAATACTCCCCGTCCTGCACATCGTCTGCCGGGATTGGGCCGTTGGCGTTTCCACCGTCACCGAAATTGAAGAGCAGGGGATCGTTCCCGCAACCTTCCAGGCCATGCTTCGCGCCTTTGAAGCGATGAAGGAAACGCATGATCTTCTTTTGATTGATGGCAAGCAGCTGAATCCCATGCTGCCCATTCGTCAGGAGGCCATCATCGGTGGAGACGGCCTTTGCTTTGCGATCGCTGCGGCTTCGATTCTGGCCAAGGAAGCCCGCGATGATTTCATGCGGCAGGCGGCCTTGAACTTCCCGCACTATGATTTCCATGAAAATGTCGGCTACGGCACAAAAAGTCACTTAACGGCGATGGAAGCGCGTGGCATTACGCCTTTGCATCGGCGCAATTTCGCTCCGGTCACACGTTATGCGGAGCTTGGTCATTACTTTACCGCTACGGTATAA
- a CDS encoding rhomboid family intramembrane serine protease, producing the protein MQQPRGAAFLWGTWTGRIILINTVMFLVTFYQSGLAWSNFQMALLSANTDVLIKLGAKDNTLLALGEYWRLLTPLFIHGGLIHFAFNTYGLYAVSYQFEFLLGRKSFLLLYLASGMTGNIASVLAGPSVSVGASGALFGLLGFGLYLERVVQSKIEAMTGRRPRAGAYTVMAIANIILGFLIPQIDNSAHLGGLAFGVIFAYIWLRHIPNRLMAVRPKQARLATVVLLLVLGGGAWLGSSRWYVLYQLQGAIQSADHVEVRYIYLNRLVALEPQNTQFRLHRLKLALLLRDFPTARLDLVFIQAEPGSEMRLQELETELLQGGFVDSAAWLRRTRQDVPLGL; encoded by the coding sequence GTGCAGCAACCACGGGGGGCGGCCTTTTTATGGGGAACCTGGACCGGCCGCATCATTCTTATCAATACGGTCATGTTCCTCGTGACCTTCTACCAATCCGGCCTTGCCTGGTCGAACTTCCAAATGGCCCTGCTCAGCGCCAACACCGATGTCCTCATCAAGCTTGGTGCGAAGGATAATACTCTTCTGGCTTTGGGTGAATACTGGCGTTTGCTCACGCCGCTGTTCATTCACGGTGGCCTTATTCATTTTGCATTTAATACCTACGGACTTTATGCGGTCTCCTATCAATTCGAATTTCTCCTGGGCCGCAAGTCCTTCCTGCTCCTTTACCTCGCGTCAGGCATGACGGGGAATATCGCCAGCGTGCTCGCCGGGCCTTCGGTGAGTGTGGGTGCCTCGGGCGCACTTTTTGGTCTTCTCGGCTTTGGTCTTTACCTGGAACGCGTTGTCCAGTCCAAGATTGAAGCTATGACGGGACGTCGTCCTCGCGCTGGCGCCTATACGGTAATGGCTATCGCCAATATCATCCTTGGTTTTCTTATACCGCAGATCGACAACTCCGCGCATTTGGGCGGTCTGGCCTTTGGAGTTATTTTTGCCTATATTTGGCTGCGCCACATACCCAACCGTTTGATGGCTGTAAGACCCAAGCAGGCTCGATTGGCTACGGTGGTGCTGCTTCTTGTTTTGGGTGGTGGGGCCTGGCTTGGCAGTTCTCGATGGTATGTGCTATACCAGCTGCAAGGTGCAATCCAGAGTGCTGACCACGTCGAAGTTCGCTACATTTACCTCAATCGGTTGGTGGCCCTTGAACCGCAAAATACGCAGTTCCGTTTGCACCGTTTGAAGCTGGCTCTTCTGCTTCGAGATTTTCCGACGGCTCGGCTGGACCTTGTGTTTATCCAGGCTGAACCTGGTTCGGAGATGCGCCTCCAGGAACTGGAGACGGAACTTCTGCAGGGAGGGTTTGTTGACAGCGCAGCCTGGCTGAGACGAACTCGTCAGGACGTTCCCTTAGGTCTTTAA
- a CDS encoding citrate synthase, translated as MTKTKAELHYNGKTLELPVLEGTEGEIALDINKLRQESGLVTLDNGFMNTASCTSAITFLDGETGILRYRGYPIEELAEKSTFVEVAYLLVYGELPNAQRLKWFNEKLSSFTATKPELKQLIQHFPKNAHPMGVLASVLSAMSAYYPEYLDPELKPDQVDNVIAQTMAQVKNFAAYQYRASQGQSLIDAKSSNEYCSDFLAQMYGSNPDPEVAKALNILLILHADHEQNCSTSTVRLVGSSQANVYAAISSGVNALWGPLHGGANQAVIEMLQEIQADGGGYKKFILKAKDKNDNFRLMGFGHRVYKNFDPRAKIIKQACDTILTKLKIKDPLLDIAKGLEEEALKDSYFVERKLYPNVDFYSGIIYKALNIPTNMFTVMFALGRLPGWLAQWKEMNESPATKIGRPRQIYTGATVRHYTPMDKRS; from the coding sequence ATGACCAAGACGAAGGCGGAACTCCACTACAACGGTAAGACTCTCGAACTCCCGGTTTTGGAAGGTACGGAAGGCGAAATAGCCCTCGACATCAACAAGCTTCGTCAGGAATCCGGACTGGTCACACTCGACAACGGTTTCATGAACACAGCGTCCTGTACTTCCGCCATCACTTTCCTGGACGGTGAAACCGGGATTCTGCGCTACCGCGGCTATCCCATCGAAGAGCTGGCTGAAAAATCAACTTTTGTGGAAGTTGCCTACCTCCTGGTCTACGGTGAGCTCCCGAACGCTCAACGCCTCAAGTGGTTTAATGAAAAGCTTTCGAGCTTCACGGCGACCAAGCCTGAGCTGAAGCAGCTGATCCAGCACTTCCCCAAGAATGCCCATCCTATGGGTGTTCTGGCCTCGGTCCTGTCGGCGATGTCCGCTTACTATCCAGAATATTTGGATCCTGAGCTGAAGCCGGATCAGGTCGATAATGTGATCGCCCAGACCATGGCCCAGGTGAAAAACTTCGCGGCTTACCAATACCGCGCGAGCCAGGGCCAGTCCTTGATCGACGCGAAATCGAGCAACGAATACTGCTCCGATTTCCTGGCCCAGATGTATGGTTCGAATCCCGACCCGGAAGTCGCCAAGGCCTTGAATATCCTTCTGATTCTTCATGCTGATCACGAGCAGAACTGCTCGACCTCGACTGTGCGCCTTGTCGGTTCTTCCCAGGCGAACGTCTATGCGGCGATCTCTTCGGGCGTCAATGCCCTCTGGGGACCTCTGCACGGCGGCGCAAACCAGGCTGTGATCGAGATGCTGCAGGAGATCCAGGCGGACGGCGGCGGCTATAAGAAATTCATTCTGAAGGCCAAGGACAAGAACGACAACTTCCGTCTGATGGGCTTCGGCCACCGCGTGTACAAAAACTTCGATCCGCGCGCGAAGATCATCAAGCAGGCCTGCGATACGATTCTGACCAAACTGAAAATCAAGGACCCGCTCCTCGATATCGCCAAAGGTTTGGAGGAAGAGGCTCTCAAGGATTCTTATTTCGTGGAAAGAAAGCTCTATCCGAACGTCGATTTCTATTCGGGCATCATCTACAAAGCGCTGAACATCCCAACCAACATGTTCACCGTGATGTTCGCCCTCGGTCGTTTGCCAGGCTGGCTGGCTCAGTGGAAGGAAATGAACGAGTCGCCCGCGACCAAGATCGGTCGTCCTCGTCAGATCTACACTGGCGCCACCGTTCGTCACTACACACCGATGGACAAGCGTTCGTAA
- a CDS encoding glycerophosphodiester phosphodiesterase, whose product MEQDPVVWISHRGYHTVALENTREAFDAAIEAGFTHLETDLRTTADGHIVLHHDSELTRTFANSLIVEKTSLRELLSLRSPHGHRLLTFDEFIESYAGFSWTFDIKPESAGPTLLGLHEWARRKKAESWLNEQARFLCWSARAERYLRQLFPNARTLAREAECYRAGLAVFSGMPFVGGIRSGRTYSIPRYFAGRDLFTKFFAEAYHKRGARLLAYLPVRDEDAKAAVDAGFDEILTNHLPLSMT is encoded by the coding sequence ATGGAACAAGACCCGGTCGTATGGATAAGTCATCGTGGCTATCATACCGTAGCTCTCGAAAATACGCGCGAGGCCTTTGATGCTGCCATAGAGGCTGGATTTACCCATCTCGAAACGGATCTGCGCACCACGGCCGATGGTCACATTGTTTTGCACCATGATTCGGAATTGACCCGGACATTCGCCAATTCTTTGATTGTGGAAAAAACAAGTCTGCGGGAACTCCTGTCGCTCCGGAGTCCCCACGGTCATCGACTTCTGACCTTTGATGAATTCATTGAGTCCTACGCGGGTTTCAGCTGGACCTTCGATATCAAACCCGAGTCCGCCGGGCCCACGCTCCTGGGTCTGCACGAGTGGGCGCGCAGGAAGAAGGCTGAATCCTGGCTCAATGAGCAGGCCCGCTTCCTTTGCTGGAGCGCTCGCGCCGAACGTTATCTACGGCAGCTCTTTCCGAATGCAAGGACGCTGGCCCGCGAAGCCGAATGCTATCGGGCTGGACTTGCTGTGTTTTCTGGAATGCCCTTCGTCGGCGGGATCCGCTCCGGACGAACATATTCCATTCCACGGTATTTTGCAGGTCGTGATCTTTTTACAAAATTCTTTGCCGAGGCCTATCACAAGCGAGGAGCCCGCCTCCTGGCTTATCTCCCTGTGCGTGATGAGGACGCCAAAGCCGCTGTAGATGCTGGTTTTGATGAAATCCTCACCAATCATTTGCCGCTTTCGATGACGTGA
- a CDS encoding winged helix-turn-helix domain-containing protein gives MSVIWILERPRPPAESTPALLQGDFAVRAFASLRNFLRMAPLRGRLPDLVIVRSADFADELINLENLLGIRYESVPRLYLGDVDGFAPASPDAMIISADDRTQLPFNVQEILNFDGPRDTSSVMQLHDLILDTAGHRLKLSMEGEWVRLKPKEGQILRHLLKNPNHCLSHEDLVLAVWKDVRVSPRSMASHISRLRRYLQGSQLEIRNVYGGGYQLCSTSPESGD, from the coding sequence ATGTCGGTCATTTGGATTTTGGAACGTCCCCGGCCTCCAGCAGAAAGCACGCCTGCGCTTTTGCAGGGTGATTTTGCCGTTCGAGCCTTCGCCTCCCTGCGCAACTTTTTGCGCATGGCACCCTTAAGGGGACGCTTGCCGGACCTTGTGATCGTTCGGAGCGCGGATTTCGCCGACGAGCTGATCAATCTCGAAAATCTGCTCGGGATTCGTTATGAATCCGTGCCCAGGCTCTATCTGGGGGACGTGGACGGCTTCGCGCCGGCATCCCCTGACGCCATGATCATCAGCGCCGATGATCGCACCCAGCTGCCCTTCAACGTGCAGGAAATCCTGAACTTTGATGGTCCTCGCGACACAAGTTCGGTCATGCAGCTCCACGACTTGATCCTGGACACCGCGGGTCATCGTTTGAAACTGAGTATGGAAGGGGAGTGGGTGAGGCTGAAACCCAAAGAGGGGCAGATCCTCCGCCACCTTTTGAAAAATCCTAATCACTGTCTGAGCCATGAGGATCTGGTGCTTGCCGTCTGGAAGGATGTGCGTGTATCCCCCAGGTCCATGGCCAGTCATATCTCGCGCCTCAGACGCTATCTGCAGGGATCCCAGCTGGAAATCCGCAACGTATACGGCGGCGGCTATCAGCTCTGCAGCACTTCCCCCGAATCCGGTGACTGA
- a CDS encoding helix-turn-helix transcriptional regulator has protein sequence MKTRAQGLNLHDMKAFGLLHSNVEMIRIDRLEERHQPKIPFPHKHSFFQIVIISEGQGWHEIDFTRHPVQAGTLFIIKPGQVHAWELSPDTAGYLVEFESQTLRKVQNLNDPLARLHALPDAMTPEPAQHDHVLRLCQDMLHEQQGKPSGWETILQLELLTLLSLFFRFSPSSLMLPDKDHTLQIFFSLVETHFTRHHNLEFYADKLSLTPKALTMRVTRALGIPPKKVIQDRCLLEAKRLLAYSTDANTAIARKIGFDDPNYFLRLFRSKTGMTPSEFRSQQLDKSHRA, from the coding sequence GTGAAAACTCGCGCCCAAGGTTTAAATCTGCACGATATGAAGGCGTTTGGCCTTCTCCACAGCAATGTCGAAATGATTCGCATTGATCGTCTGGAAGAAAGGCATCAGCCGAAAATTCCCTTTCCCCATAAGCATAGCTTTTTTCAAATCGTTATTATTTCTGAAGGCCAGGGTTGGCATGAAATCGATTTCACGCGCCACCCAGTTCAAGCGGGCACGCTTTTTATCATAAAGCCGGGACAGGTGCATGCGTGGGAGCTCAGTCCTGATACAGCCGGATATCTGGTCGAGTTCGAATCCCAGACCCTTCGAAAAGTTCAGAATCTGAATGATCCTCTGGCAAGGCTTCATGCACTGCCTGATGCCATGACTCCTGAACCCGCACAGCATGATCACGTTCTGCGGCTTTGTCAGGATATGCTGCACGAGCAGCAAGGAAAACCCTCGGGCTGGGAAACCATCCTGCAGCTTGAGCTTTTGACTCTGCTCTCTCTTTTCTTTCGCTTCTCCCCATCCTCTCTCATGCTCCCAGATAAGGATCACACGCTGCAGATCTTTTTCAGTCTGGTCGAGACTCACTTCACGCGCCATCACAATCTTGAATTCTATGCCGATAAACTTTCTTTGACACCGAAGGCCCTTACCATGCGCGTGACGCGGGCCTTGGGAATTCCGCCGAAGAAGGTGATACAGGATCGCTGTCTCCTGGAAGCGAAAAGACTCCTCGCTTACTCCACAGATGCCAATACCGCGATTGCCCGAAAAATTGGTTTTGATGATCCCAATTATTTCCTGCGACTCTTCCGCTCCAAAACCGGCATGACGCCCAGCGAGTTCCGCAGCCAGCAACTGGACAAAAGTCACAGGGCCTAG
- the rplS gene encoding 50S ribosomal protein L19 — MKNSIISNFESKKQPKQDTALPKFRPGDTVKVYYKIQEGAEAGKFRIQPFEGVVIAYKKGGIESSFTVRKIGANSVGVERVFPAYSPMISKVEVVAAGIVRRSRLYYLRGLAGKAARIRSRFVGKKAEAEA; from the coding sequence ATGAAAAACTCTATCATCAGCAACTTCGAAAGCAAAAAACAACCCAAGCAAGATACCGCTTTGCCTAAATTCCGTCCTGGCGACACTGTCAAGGTGTACTATAAAATCCAGGAAGGTGCCGAAGCTGGCAAGTTCCGTATTCAGCCTTTTGAAGGCGTGGTGATTGCTTATAAGAAGGGCGGCATCGAGTCGTCCTTTACAGTGCGCAAAATCGGCGCAAACAGCGTCGGCGTGGAACGCGTGTTCCCAGCCTATTCGCCTATGATCTCCAAAGTGGAAGTTGTGGCCGCCGGTATCGTCCGTCGCTCGCGCCTCTACTACCTCCGCGGTCTGGCCGGTAAAGCCGCTCGTATCCGCAGCCGCTTTGTTGGCAAAAAAGCCGAAGCGGAAGCCTGA
- a CDS encoding M48 family metalloprotease: MLRQIFASLTSYGGVLLTFVFWYTIIPLQPKFEEWQRDPMNLFLALAVWGLLGGISCLFLSRHIAAWGMKVDLAETNAEDADITKATLILHRVQKKLGLKHKPQLGVYENSEINGFMVGLTLSRSTLALSRGALQNLSDDDLAILMSREILHFKSGDVHALAFMQGVLFSFTLYVSRMLAFLLGTSLRQTEEEETSSQGVEMILTTALLLLLTLPGTLIFWLFSRASAVRADTAVARLVGSSVYAAFLNRVQGLRPPKSEIFSDAFKLQSQTYPAWSGWPSLQPGLPLRQKILVTPS; the protein is encoded by the coding sequence ATGCTCAGACAGATCTTTGCCTCCCTCACAAGTTATGGGGGAGTCCTGCTTACCTTTGTCTTTTGGTACACAATCATTCCTTTGCAGCCGAAGTTCGAGGAATGGCAAAGGGATCCCATGAATCTCTTTCTGGCCCTGGCTGTCTGGGGCCTTCTTGGTGGCATCAGCTGTCTTTTTCTCTCCCGGCATATTGCAGCCTGGGGCATGAAGGTGGACCTGGCCGAAACGAATGCCGAGGATGCCGACATTACGAAGGCGACACTGATTTTGCATCGGGTTCAAAAGAAGCTCGGCCTTAAACATAAGCCGCAGCTTGGTGTCTATGAGAACTCTGAGATCAATGGTTTCATGGTGGGACTGACCCTATCCCGGAGCACTCTCGCATTGTCACGCGGCGCTTTGCAAAATCTGAGTGATGATGATCTGGCAATTCTTATGAGCCGCGAGATTTTGCACTTCAAAAGCGGGGACGTCCACGCCCTCGCCTTTATGCAAGGCGTCCTCTTCTCATTCACACTTTATGTGTCCAGGATGCTGGCTTTTCTTCTGGGAACCAGCCTGAGACAGACCGAAGAGGAGGAAACATCCTCTCAGGGCGTGGAGATGATCCTGACCACGGCGCTGCTCCTGCTTTTGACTTTACCTGGGACTCTTATCTTCTGGCTCTTCAGTCGAGCCAGCGCGGTGCGCGCGGATACGGCCGTGGCGCGCCTTGTGGGTTCATCGGTCTATGCTGCGTTTTTGAATCGTGTTCAGGGTCTAAGACCGCCCAAGTCCGAGATTTTTTCCGATGCCTTCAAACTGCAAAGTCAAACCTATCCTGCCTGGTCCGGCTGGCCATCCCTGCAGCCGGGACTGCCCCTTCGTCAGAAAATTCTCGTCACCCCTTCCTAA
- a CDS encoding YraN family protein, giving the protein MRSLVITLPLRYKRARRGEALVAAWLSHRGFHVIAQNFRRKSLELDLVAVKGRELLIIEVKTRSAPIDDWQHLIPPRKLAAIWRGSDRFLNEHPEYMDYTIHLGLALVTEKCGVPVAWMRLPAASDST; this is encoded by the coding sequence ATGCGGAGCTTGGTCATTACTTTACCGCTACGGTATAAACGCGCCCGCCGCGGCGAAGCCCTGGTTGCTGCCTGGCTTTCTCACCGCGGCTTTCACGTCATCGCTCAAAATTTCCGCCGCAAATCCCTCGAACTCGACCTCGTCGCCGTCAAAGGCCGCGAGCTTCTGATCATCGAAGTGAAAACCCGCAGCGCTCCGATTGATGACTGGCAGCATCTCATTCCACCACGCAAACTCGCCGCAATCTGGCGAGGCAGCGATCGCTTTCTCAATGAGCATCCAGAATATATGGATTATACCATACATTTGGGACTCGCACTTGTGACGGAAAAGTGTGGTGTGCCTGTTGCTTGGATGCGTCTGCCGGCGGCTTCGGATTCCACTTGA
- the hutH gene encoding histidine ammonia-lyase, which yields MSFQLGQDRLTTALLYQQVASGKPQATLPAASRERVKRYRQLVQSALDSGKTYYGINTGFGYLSDVRIETSKLSQLQDNLVRSHACGVGDYVEPAVVRGLLLLRAHTFSLGYSGVSEACLDTILEFLKHDILPMIPAQGSVGASGDLAPLAHLALGLIGEGRVLYKGEVMPAAQALDKAGVKPVKLGPKEGLSLINGTQFMAVEASIALEEARILTQSADIIAALSLDALRGTLKAFDPRIHEIRPHVGQQQSAERIRSLFKEHDPIVESHSDCSRVQDPYSFRCVPQVHGATYDTLAFVEKQINTELNSVTDNPLCFENGEILSGGNFHGQPMALAMDFLGIAMAEIGSISERRTEKLTNPNLSGLPAFLTRESGLNSGYMIPHVVAAALVSENKVLAHPASVDSIPTSADKEDHVSMGPIAALKARRILKNIANILSIELLAACQGIDLLAPLQPNPRLKKIYDSVRAQAPAMDTDRSLHDEIKNLSAWILDGSLLKCAEES from the coding sequence ATGAGTTTTCAATTGGGTCAGGATCGCCTGACCACAGCTTTGCTTTATCAGCAGGTGGCCAGTGGCAAACCCCAGGCCACCCTGCCAGCCGCCAGCCGTGAACGGGTCAAGCGCTATCGTCAGCTCGTCCAGTCAGCTTTGGATTCCGGAAAAACCTATTACGGCATCAACACGGGATTCGGTTACCTGTCCGATGTCCGCATCGAAACGAGCAAGCTCAGTCAGCTTCAGGATAACCTCGTCCGCTCGCATGCCTGCGGGGTGGGTGACTACGTGGAGCCGGCCGTCGTGCGCGGTCTTCTGCTTTTGCGCGCGCACACCTTCAGCCTCGGTTATTCGGGCGTTTCGGAAGCGTGCCTCGATACCATCCTTGAATTCTTGAAACACGATATTCTGCCGATGATCCCGGCCCAGGGTAGCGTCGGAGCCTCGGGTGACCTTGCTCCCCTTGCGCATCTGGCCCTTGGACTGATTGGGGAAGGCCGCGTTCTTTATAAGGGCGAGGTGATGCCCGCGGCTCAGGCTTTGGATAAAGCCGGAGTGAAACCTGTGAAGCTGGGACCGAAAGAAGGTCTTTCGCTGATCAACGGAACTCAGTTCATGGCCGTGGAAGCGTCGATCGCTTTGGAAGAAGCGCGAATCCTCACGCAATCGGCGGATATTATCGCGGCTTTGAGCCTCGACGCTCTGCGCGGAACGCTGAAAGCCTTCGACCCGCGCATACATGAAATCCGTCCGCACGTTGGCCAGCAGCAGAGCGCGGAACGCATCCGCTCTTTGTTCAAGGAACACGATCCCATCGTCGAAAGTCACAGCGATTGTTCGCGCGTTCAGGATCCCTATAGTTTCCGCTGCGTGCCCCAGGTTCACGGCGCAACGTACGATACGCTCGCTTTTGTGGAAAAACAGATCAATACCGAACTCAATAGCGTGACGGATAACCCGCTCTGCTTTGAAAACGGTGAAATCCTGAGCGGCGGCAACTTCCACGGTCAGCCCATGGCCCTCGCCATGGATTTTCTGGGCATTGCCATGGCTGAAATCGGCAGCATTTCCGAGCGTCGCACGGAAAAGCTGACCAACCCGAACCTCAGTGGTCTGCCCGCATTCCTGACCCGCGAAAGCGGGCTCAATAGCGGTTATATGATACCGCATGTGGTGGCGGCTGCTTTGGTGTCCGAGAACAAGGTACTGGCGCATCCGGCATCGGTCGATAGCATTCCGACCTCCGCCGACAAGGAAGATCACGTGAGCATGGGTCCCATCGCGGCGCTCAAAGCACGGCGTATTCTGAAGAACATTGCGAACATCCTGTCGATCGAACTCCTGGCGGCCTGTCAGGGTATTGATTTGCTGGCGCCGCTTCAGCCCAATCCAAGGCTCAAGAAGATTTACGATAGCGTTCGGGCTCAGGCTCCAGCCATGGACACGGATCGTTCGCTGCACGATGAAATCAAAAATCTTTCTGCATGGATTCTGGACGGCAGCCTGCTAAAATGCGCAGAGGAATCCTGA